One part of the Amphiura filiformis chromosome 5, Afil_fr2py, whole genome shotgun sequence genome encodes these proteins:
- the LOC140152627 gene encoding uncharacterized protein, which translates to MNRQELKDAMWEELVCYNDIGSGRYHSNYIDVNIVKQFLGLNYHVFKSGWARIDSFIKTGYQLNIDDHFYGDFNPQKRRKGMSLHVFIVLLFGYVGNNAHVRGEDTMQNVQWLQRLLVSILTKAIKNESECVIEDDNSESTNPSCNNGNTEIGDEEGDKRRPAAEIGHHESENNMHVIDIGHQKSQKSTTAVENGHQESEKSRPVVEIEHHEIENNMRTIDIGHQESQKSSPAVESGHQKSEKCRPAVDIGHEESEKGSSTNSTKHKISGLSSISKRYRCKYCRASFRRHLCGFPVFKRHLKRHEKKYLKFRYKRSLDQMNHTTSGIEIKEESLSVSSYDEVSHNTMASTACDKSSSSNQPSLSSQLSDDVPKSTNDSIEAHDYAVDRVDNTTKPKQEQTNFVWPCSASESEIETMIEKAASYNEVVGQSTLPSVINRQNNIDGTDLNNLYSANYQVSQINSNSSTNQGVLNTTAYLAQSKDSSNGTQDPQDVLLNNQNIRPSFGTSNWIPGPCLAQGLDQEFPPAEQGIQYVYPQTTSNTNVARQQSPTFQLNSQSATNNQLVHSLAGGSRQQVSSSQANSNLTQSVELRRYLPPATNLGSLSLVNNPTQVNPNFAPSVVSNPLPLHQQSTYYGSQSSVNDHMNHVNKYLAASNLVKPLNTMSNHDLQRMPNFTPSVESRSHEQSTSAHSIANRQAMPNFTQTMESRIHEQSTSAHSIANGQAMPNFTQTMESRIHEQSTSAHSIANGQAMPNFTQTMESRIHEQSTSAPSIMNRQAMPNFTQSMESRIHEQSTNAHGIMNRQAMSNFIPSVESRIHEQSTSAHSVANGQAMPNFTPSMESRIHEQSTSAHSIANGQAMPNLTQSMGNKFLHLQSTNLGCDRIADVEVTPNQVTQLEGPRIHQQSNRLSSANTLNDQVHNIESVSSSLAGISNLVRAIDIPVSQDVQSNYNEQKLSSVDMLDNVPSGDALPTSRCNPIMSPGEHYNAKSDLFTQNTHSDSSRSEMTKDDNGEAQNQQISSQQQCDGDDSSLQFALSTDKPFECSICKKRFSHRNNLRDHKRESHLGQTKAGVPCRLCNKMVLKLYLKVHMEKCCKEQSLKCTVCGREFTHIGLLQNHLERHTKNACQYCGKECVGIKSCTKHEEKCFKVHSEVVTCSVCDKVVLKKLLTGHLEQCRKEQPLTCTVCNKKFKKHKTLKKHLQHHTINACQYCGKEFDKLLLSKHEKKCLEKNIQCLICGEKFAKEKRLESHIKYKRCSIEPRTCSICGKKYVSPIGLETHMNMCHRDLPKLHECTYCKMKCRTQEILDIHIKHSHETERLCPICGENVASASQLRSHVNKHNSQAKRDKLVANLRCEICGKMCKEKNSLDVHMRVHTGERPFKCHECGMGFVNSSNLKQHLYKHSGEKPFQCAVCKKNFRSGKSLKAHMIESFHIQD; encoded by the coding sequence ATGAACAGGCAGGAGCTCAAAGATGCTATGTGGGAGGAGCTTGTTTGCTACAATGATATTGGAAGTGGCAGATATCATAGTAACTATATAGATGTCAACATTGTTAAACAATTTTTAGGATTGAACTACCATGTTTTTAAATCTGGGTGGGCGAGGATTGATAGCTTTATAAAAACAGGTTACCAACTGAATATAGACGATCACTTTTATGGGGACTTTAACCCACAAAAGAGGAGGAAAGGTATGTCTCTACATGTATTTATTGTACTGTTGTTTGGATATGTTGGTAATAATGCACATGTACGTGGAGAAGATACAATGCAGAATGTCCAATGGCTGCAAAGGTTACTGGTCTCAATATTAACAAAGGCAATTAAAAATGAAAGTGAATGTGTTATTGAAGATGACAATAGTGAATCAACAAATCCCAGCTGTAATAATGGTAATACAGAAATTGGGGATGAGGAAGGTGACAAGAGAAGGCCTGCAGCAGAAATTGGACATCATGAAAGTGAAAACAATATGCATGTAATAGATATTGGACATCAGAAAAGTCAAAAGAGTACTACTGCTGTAGAAAATGGACATCAGGAAAGTGAAAAGAGTAGACCTGTTGTTGAAATTGAACATCACGAAATTGAAAACAATATGCGTACAATAGATATTGGACATCAGGAAAGTCAAAAGAGTAGTCCTGCTGTAGAAAGTGGACATCAGAAAAGTGAAAAGTGTAGGCCTGCAGTAGATATTGGACATGAAGAAAGTGAAAAGGGTAGTAGCACTAATAGCACTAAACACAAAATTAGTGGTCTGAGTAGCATTAGCAAGAGGTATAGATGCAAGTATTGCCGAGCAAGTTTCCGTAGACATCTGTGCggtttccctgtcttcaaaagaCATTTGAAAAGACATGAAAAGAAGTACTTGAAATTTAGATACAAAAGAAGCTTGGACCAGATGAACCACACTACTAGCGGTATTGAGATCAAAGAGGAATCTCTGAGTGTATCATCATATGATGAAGTGTCACATAACACCATGGCTAGTACTGCATGTGACAAGAGCAGTTCTTCCAACCAGCCATCTCTTAGCAGTCAATTAAGCGATGATGTTCCAAagtctactaatgatagcatagAAGCACATGATTATGCTGTGGATAGAGTGGACAACACTACAAAGCCTAAACAGGAGCAAACTAATTTTGTATGGCCATGCAGTGCTTCTGAATCTGAAATAGAAACGATGATTGAAAAAGCTGCATCTTATAATGAAGTAGTAGGTCAAAGTACTTTACCAAGTGTAATCAACAGACAAAACAATATTGATGGAACTGACCTCAATAACTTGTACTCTGCTAATTATCAAGTATCACAAATCAACAGTAACAGTAGTACTAACCAGGGTGTGTTAAACACCACTGCATATTTGGCACAAAGCAAGGACAGTAGTAATGGTACACAGGATCCCCAGGATGTTTTGTTGAATAATCAGAATATTAGGCCGTCATTTGGTACATCTAATTGGATACCAGGGCCATGCCTGGCTCAGGGACTAGACCAAGAGTTCCCACCTGCTGAACAGGGCATACAATATGTCTACCCACAAACGACTAGTAATACAAACGTGGCAAGGCAGCAGTCTCCTACCTTTCAGTTGAATAGTCAATCAGCAACTAACAATCAATTGGTACATTCACTTGCAGGTGGATCAAGGCAGCAGGTCTCGTCATCTCAAGCCAATTCAAATCTCACTCAGTCAGTTGAACTGAGACGCTATCTTCCTCCGGCAACAAATTTGGGTTCTCTTAGCCTTGTAAATAATCCTACTCAAGTCAAtccaaactttgctccttcagttgTGAGTAACCCCCTTCCCCTTCATCAGCAGTCAACATATTATGGTTCTCAAAGCAGCGTGAATGACCACATGAATCATGTCAACAAATATTTAGCAGCTAGCAATTTAGTAAAACCCCTGAATACTATGAGTAATCATGATCTTCAAAGAATGCCAAATTTTACCCCATCAGTGGAGAGCAGAAGTCATGAACAGTCAACAAGTGCCCATAGCATTGCAAATCGACAAGCCATGCCAAACTTTACCCAAACAATGGAAAGCAGAATCCATGAGCAATCAACAAGTGCTCATAGCATTGCAAATGGTCAAGCTATGCCAAACTTTACCCAAACAATGGAAAGCAGAATACATGAGCAATCAACAAGTGCTCATAGCATTGCAAATGGACAAGCCATGCCAAACTTTACCCAAACAATGGAAAGCAGAATCCATGAGCAATCAACAAGTGCTCCTAGCATTATGAATAGACAAGCCATGCCAAACTTCACCCAATCAATGGAAAGCAGAATCCATGAGCAATCAACAAATGCTCACGGCATTATGAATAGACAAGCCATGTCGAACTTTATCCCATCAGTGGAAAGCAGAATCCATGAGCAGTCAACAAGTGCCCATAGTGTTGCAAATGGTCAAGCTATGCCAAACTTCACCCCATCCATGGAAAGCAGAATCCACGAACAGTCAACAAGTGCTCATAGCATTGCAAATGGCCAAGCCATGCCAAACTTGACCCAATCAATGGGAAACAAGTTTCTTCATCTGCAGTCAACAAATTTGGGCTGTGACAGAATTGCAGATGTTGAAGTCACACCAAATCAAGTCACTCAATTAGAGGGACCCAGAATCCACCAACAGTCAAATAGGTTGAGTTCTGCTAACACTTTGAATGATCAAGTTCACAATATAGAGAGTGTGTCAAGTTCTTTAGCTGGTATTTCTAATTTGGTAAGAGCTATCGACATTCCAGTTTCCCAGGATGTACAAAGTAACTATAATGAGCAAAAGCTATCAAGTGTGGATATGCTTGATAATGTACCCAGTGGTGATGCATTACCAACCAGTAGATGCAATCCAATAATGTCACCAGGTGAACATTATAATGCCAAAAGTGACTTATTTACACAGAATACCCACAGTGACTCATCAAGATCTGAGATGACAAAAGATGACAATGGAGAAGCACAAAATCAGCAGATATCATCCCAACAACAATGTGATGGTGATGATTCATCCCTTCAGTTTGCTTTATCAACTGACAAACCATTTGAATGCAGTATTTGTAAGAAGAGATTCAGTCACAGGAATAATCTGAGGGACCATAAAAGAGAATCTCATCTCGGCCAAACTAAGGCAGGTGTGCCTTGCAGACTGTGTAACAAGATGGTTCTCAAATTGTATTTGAAGGTACATATGGAGAAATGTTGCAAGGAACAATCGTTGAAATGTACAGTTTGTGGAAGGGAATTTACACACATTGGACTCTTGCAGAACCATTTAGAAAGGCATACCAAAAATGCATGTCAATATTGTGGCAAGGAATGTGTTGGGATAAAGTCGTGCACTAAGCACGAGGAAAAGTGCTTTAAAGTTCACTCAGAAGTTGTGACTTGCAGTGTGTGTGATAAGGTGGTTCTCAAAAAGTTACTAACAGGCCATTTAGAGCAATGTCGCAAGGAACAACCATTAACATGTACAGTGtgtaataaaaaatttaaaaaacataaaaCTTTGAAGAAGCATTTACAACATCATACCATAAATGCATGTCAATATTGTGGCAAGGAATTTGACAAATTGTTACTCTCCAAACATGAGAAGAAGTGCCTGGAAAAAAATATTCAGTGTCTTATTTGTGGTGAAAAATTTGCAAAGGAAAAGAGATTAGAGAGTCACATTAAGTATAAACGATGTAGTATTGAACCACGGACATGTAGTATTTGTGGTAAGAAGTATGTGTCTCCTATAGGCTTAGAGACACACATGAACATGTGTCATCGAGACTTACCTAAGCTACATGAATGCACTTACTGTAAAATGAAATGTCGCACTCAAGAAATTCTTGATATTCACATAAAACACAGCCATGAGACTGAAAGGTTGTGCCCTATTTGTGGGGAAAATGTGGCCTCGGCATCTCAGTTGCGATCACATGTAAATAAGCATAATAGTCAAGCCAAAAGAGACAAGCTGGTGGCTAATTTACGTTGTGAGATTTGTGGCAAAATGTGCAAAGAAAAGAATAGTCTTGATGTTCACATGAGAGTCCACACAGGAGAAAGGCCTTTCAAGTGTCATGAGTGTGGTATGGGATTTGTGAATTCCAGCAATCTGAAGCAGCATTTGTATAAGCACTCTGGAGAAAAACCATTTCAATGTGCAGTTTGTAAGAAGAATTTTAGGTCTGGAAAAAGTCTCAAGGCACATATGATTGAGAGTTTTCATATTCAAGATTAA